In Arvicola amphibius chromosome 1, mArvAmp1.2, whole genome shotgun sequence, one DNA window encodes the following:
- the LOC119823857 gene encoding 40S ribosomal protein S15a-like — MVRMNVLADALKSINNAEKRGKRQVLIRPCSKVIVRFLTVMMKHGYIGEFEIIDDHRAGKIVVNLTGRLNKCGVISPRFDVQLKDLEKWQNNLLPSRQFGFIVLTTAAGIMDHEEARRKHTGGKILGFFF, encoded by the coding sequence ATGGTGCGCATGAACGTCCTGGCTGATGCTCTCAAGAGCATCAACAATGCAGAGAAGAGAGGCAAACGCCAGGTCCTCATCAGGCCCTGCTCCAAAGTCATCGTTCGGTTCCTAACCGTGATGATGAAGCACGGTTACATTGGTGAGTTTGAAATCATTGACGACCACAGAGCTGGGAAGATCGTTGTGAACCTCACAGGCAGGTTGAACAAGTGTGGAGTGATAAGCCCTAGATTTGATGTGCAACTCAAAGACCTAGAAAAATGGCAGAACAATCTGCTCCCGTCCCGTCAGTTCGGCTTCATTGTACTGACCACCGCAGCTGGCATCATGGACCATGAAGAGGCAAGACGAAAGCACACAGGAGGGAAAATCCTGGGATTCTTTTTCTAG
- the Foxi2 gene encoding forkhead box protein I2, with amino-acid sequence MAGFCDSLGSCSVSHGLTCAAVAHPPGYNRGDLGSGRRLWMNSASLSPASYAAGPGPAPPYAAAALAAPGSLLGAAGGLAGPDLAWLSLSGQQELLRLVRPPYSYSALIAMAIQSAPLRKLTLSQIYQYVASNFPFYKRSKAGWQNSIRHNLSLNDCFKKVPRDENDPGKGNYWTLDPNCEKMFDNGIFRRKRRRKGENSGATAPGASSPEGATLEPPGSASQDTQTSRSPPASEAAPCLSGFTTAVGALAGSLGTLPEGLVRDFSFRRPPTAASHGSQIPNTAQGFAPGHQMVATSFRVGHLVYSREGTDV; translated from the exons ATGGCTGGGTTCTGTGACAGCTTGGGTTCTTGCTCCGTCTCGCATGGCCTGACTTGCGCGGCAGTCGCTCATCCCCCAGGCTACAACCGCGGGGATCTGGGCTCCGGCCGGCGCCTGTGGATGAACTCGGCTTCCCTTAGCCCCGCATCCTACGCAGCGGGACCGGGACCGGCTCCACCCTACGCTGCTGCTGCCTTGGCTGCCCCGGGCTCGCTCCTCGGTGCGGCAGGCGGCCTGGCGGGCCCCGATCTCGCATGGCTGAGTCTGTCGGGGCAGCAGGAGCTGCTGAGGCTCGTACGGCCACCCTACTCCTACTCAGCGCTCATCGCCATGGCCATCCAGAGCGCACCGCTGCGCAAGCTGACGCTCAGCCAGATCTATCAGTACGTGGCCAGCAATTTCCCCTTCTATAAGCGCAGCAAGGCTGGCTGGCAGAACTCCATCCGCCACAACCTGTCGCTCAACGATTGTTTCAAGAAGGTGCCCCGAGATGAGAACGACCCAG GTAAAGGCAATTACTGGACGCTGGACCCAAACTGTGAGAAGATGTTCGATAATGGGATCTTCCGGAGGAAGAGGAGGCGGAAAGGAGAGAACAGTGGGGCCACTGCACCTGGAGCCAGCAGCCCAGAGGGAGCCACACTGGAGCCCCCAGGCTCAGCTTCCCAAGACACACAGACCTCTCGGTCTCCGCCTGCATCCGAGGCTGCCCCATGCCTCTCGGGGTTCACCACCGCCGTGGGAGCCTTGGCTGGCAGCCTAGGCACCCTCCCTGAGGGCCTGGTCCGTGACTTTTCTTTCCGAAGGCCACCAACAGCGGCTTCCCACGGTTCCCAGATCCCCAACACCGCGCAAGGCTTTGCCCCTGGCCATCAGATGGTGGCTACCAGCTTTAGGGTGGGTCATCTCGTCTACAGCCGGGAAGGGACTGACGTTTGA